The genomic region CGCGTGTGTCATTAGCGTGCAAAGTCGCTAGCACCAAATGCCCGGTAAGTGCCGCTTGCAAGGCAAGCTCAAGCGTTTGCTCATCGCGGATTTCACCTATCATCATCACATCAGGATCTTGACGCAAGCACGCGCGCAAGGCATCTTTGAAGCCAAAATTATAATCGCGATTAAGCAAAACTTGCGTAGAAAAATCTAACTGATATTCAATCGGATCTTCAATGGTGATAATTTTTTTACTCTCGCTCTTTAGGGATTCTAGCATTGCGTGTAAAGTGGTGCTTTTCCCGCACCCTGTGGGTCCTACAAGCAAAATTACACCGCTATTTTTACAAAGACTTGGCGTAATAAGTTGCAGGGCATTTTTGCAAAATCCCAGACCTTCAAGGCTTGTAATTTGAAGGTTTTGCTCCAAAATCCTAAGCACGAGCGATTCGCCTTGCAAAGTCGGCAGAGAGGAAAGCCTAAAGTCATATTCCTTTTCATCAAATTTTTTTGAAAAGCGCCCATCAAGGGCTTTGCGCCTTTGGGTCATATCAAGGGCGCACTCAAGCTTTAAGCGCGCAGAAAGAGCGTTAAAAAGTGGAGATTCTAAACTAAAAACTTTATGCAAGATTCCATCGCAGCGCGCGCGTATAATGGCATTTGAAGCATTTTGCTCAAAATGTATATCACTACTTTTTTCCTCAATGCAAGTTTGCAAGATAAAATCTAAAAGCAAGCAGACCTCTTTGGAATCTTTGGTGGCATTTTGCGAGGTGTTGTTTTGTAATAAGGCGAGTTTTTTGGAGAGATTTTCGCATAATTCAAAAAATCGTGCCATTTTAAGTGCGCGTGTGAAATGCACTTCAAAATCACTCAAATTTTTATATGCTACTTTTGCAAACTTTTTTTCTAAGGAGAAGGCGCGCACATTGGAATTTGCGTGAGAATCTAAGGTGTTTTCACAAACTGCGATGAGCGCTTCATTTTTTTCGTTTAATGCAAGGCAAAAACAGCGGAATTTTTGCATAAAAGCAATTTCTAGCGCACAAAGCGCGTTTTTTTCAAACTCCATTTACCCTCCTTTTTGCCTTTGCCACTTTTTGAAAGCCCCCGATTCATTGTACGAAATCAATTTCAGTCATATCTTCATTAAATTCCGCTAAGGCGCTTTGCATAGAATCCTCAGCTTTTTCAAAAAGTGCTCTTTGGGTGGAATTTGCGCTAAAAGATTGTGCGGAATTTGTCGGATTTATGATACTTGGTGTGATGATAATCACCATTTCTTTGGTGAGTTGCGTGTTTTTGTTGTAGCTAAAGAGGTATTTTAGAAGCGGAATATCGCCTAGTATTGGCAGTTTTTTGGTTTGTTTGATTTGAGTTTTGTCAATCAAGCCTCCCAAAACGATTTTTTGCCCATTTTCTAACGCGACAAGAGAGGAAAGTTGTTTTGTGGATAGATTTGGCGGGGAAGAAAGCGCGGTGGTTTGGCTTTCTACTGCATTGTCTTTGGTTTTGGTGATGGAGGGATTTATCTTTAAAATCACGCGGTTATTTTCAATGCTGGGCGTGACATCAAGCAAAATCCCCGCAAAAACTGAAGGGAAAGATTCTGCTGCATTTTGGATAGAAGTACCTTGCGTGGTAGTCTGAAAAGTCGTGCTTTGCTGGTAGCGCAGGACAGAGCCTACACTGATGATTGCTGGTTGATTATTGAGTGTGAGCACACGCGGATTTGAGAGCGATTCTACCTTGCCATAAGTTTGCAAAAATTCCACAATGCGCTCAATACTCACGCCTTGCGAAAAAACATTGATACCATAGGAATTTCCCGCACTTCCTAGCACCAAAGAGCTTGCATTCTCGCTATCAAGTGGTGTAGTCGCAAAGCTAAAAAGCCCAAAAAACTGCTCCCAATCCACGCCGTTTGTCTGCACATTACTATGCTCGATATTAAAAATATTGACATCAATAAGCACTTGAGAATGGATTTTTTGCTTCAATGTCTGGAGATAGTGTTCCACGCGCTCAATTTGATTTTTGCTCCCTGTGATTGTGAGGAGTCCCGCACCCTTATTGATAATAATATCCTTGCGGTTAAAATCTTTAGTGTTTTGAGAATCTGGCAAATACCAATCACCCGGGCGGTAGGCGATATTATAAATTTCATTCTCCAGCTCACCCCAAAAATCCATTTCATCGATTGAATAGATTTTCGTCCCACTTTTGCCATTGCCTAGCGTGTGACTTGCGGCTTTATTGAGCGCCATTTTATGCGCTTGTGAGTTGTCCTCCCAGCCAAATGCGCCCATTCCTGTGGTGTAGGGATTTTGATTGAAGAGCAGGGAGCCTTGAGAATCTTGTGAGAAAAATACATCTGTATTGCTTGAACCCACGCGTGCAGTGGAAATATAGTTGATGCTAAAGGTTTTTGTTTGCAAAGTAGAGACATATAAAATATTTTCTTTCAGGTCATAATGCAAATCATTTTGCGCAAACACCACTTCTAGCGCATTTTGCAAGGGTGCTTGTTGGAGGCGGATTTGTAGTTTTTTAGAATCTAAATGCTTTTTAGAATCTTGCAAATACACAAGGCTCATCTTGCATTCTCGCGCGATTTCTTCAAGGATTTGTGAGGGAAGCGCATAGGCGTTAAGCGTGATATTTTCACAAGTAAAAAGAGGCGAGCAAAGAAGTAGCACCTGCGAAGTGTAGTTGAAAAAAAATTTATTTTTAAACATTTTCCTTCCTTAAGTGATTGTGAGGTTTTGTGAAATAACTCTGTTTAAGAATCTCGTAAATACAGCCTCTCAGTCTTTTTGCCTCTTTTAAGTAAAACAGAATCTTGCGTGATTTCAAGCAGTGTGAAGTCCTTGTGCGCGCCTATTTCATACCAGATTCCATCAATAAGTGCTTTTTTGTTAATAATAGCTTCTAAATGCAAAGGCTCTAGTTTCTTGCTCTGTGGCTTTGTGGGTGGTTGAAGTGGCGGGATAAAGGGGTTGTGAATATGTTGCGCGGAATGAGGCTTTGGGGAGAAATTTTTTAAAAGTTCTTGCCTTGTTTGCGCGCAATTTGTATCGCAAGGGATTTGTGCGTTTGCTAGGTAAAGTGATGTGAAAAGCGCGATTTGTGGAAATTTCATTGTGGCAATCGCATATCTTGAAGTAGAGTTTCAAAAGCGATGTGTCCCTCATTTGTGGATTCTAAATGCAAAAAATCTAGGCTTATAAACTGCGCGCGCAAAGATTCTAGCTTATTGATAAATTCTACAACACGTGCAAATTCCCCACTGCCTTTAAGCGTGATAATATGCAAGCCATCATCACTAAGCTTAATTTCATAAATCTGCAAATCCTGCATAAAAACCAAAACAGAATTTAGATTTTCAAAAATCCCAATATGCGCGATTTGAGACATAAGCGCTTGTAAAAGAGCGTTTGCAGAGTGAAGGTTGTTAAGATTTTCTTGCGTGGCGTTTAGATTTGCGCTTTGGGAAAGTTCAAAATCACGCTCTTGGTTTGCGTTTTGCAAAAGCTGGTGATGAAGCATTTGAGAATCTCGCAATTGCGCACGTAATGGGCTAATTACAAATGAAAAGCTTAGGAAAAATGTGATAAGTATAAGGCAGATAAAAAGTAGGAGTTTTTCGCGTGGCTGGAGCTTGCGGGAGAATTTCATAATGTTGTGCGCGCGTGTTGGGATTTGACTTGAGAATCTAGCGCGCTAGATTCCGTGCTAAAATCTTTTTTTACGAGAAGTAAAATTTCAGCATTTGCAATAGTGTCTTTGTAATCTATGCGCGAGAGCGTGGCTTGAGTATGCGCAGAAGAGAGGGATTTTAGAAGTTTTGTAATATCGGTGTGTGCCTTTGCATTTGCTTGCATTTTAAGCGCTAGCATTTTTTCACCCCTTGCGATGCTAAAGGTGTCAATCCACACGCCCTGTTTTTGCAAATGCTCAAAAACATCACGCGTAATGGATTCTAAATGTGGCGCGAAAAGGTTTGGGATAAATGCGCTTTTGTAAGCAAGCTCTTTGTTTTGTTGTAGTGTCGTATTAAGCGTGTTTTGCAGTTCTTGCAAAGTAGAATTGAGGGTAGAATCATTTGTGCGTGCGAAGAGATTTTCATTTTGCAAGGAGTTGATAGTGTTTTGCAGAGAATTGAGCGTAAAGAAAAGCATAAGCGGATACGCAACACATATTCCAAAACAAAGAGTTATGAGGCTTTTGCGCGCAAATGAAAACTCTGCTGGGGCAAAGATTCCAAAATTTGAGCGCAAAAAATAATGCGTGTTTTTGAGCCTGCAAAGATACTCTTTAAATTCGGCAACTATGCTAAAAGGGAGATTGTAAGGGGTTTTGGTGCAAAGCTTTTCCACACAAAAAGGCAAAATAAGCTCTTGCAGAGAATCTAGCGCATAAAATTCCGCCTCACCAAAAAGTTGCTTGAGTGCCTCATATTTTTGCTCCGCCTCGCTTTGTCTGCATTCTTGCGTGCTTAAAAGCTTGCCATTTTGCACCACGCATAAAATCCCAAACGCGCCCACATACACAAACGCATTTTGCAGAATTTCACCTAAAAGCACAATATCCGCGCTCACAACTTCAAATTTTTGAGAATCTTTGCTCAAAAATGTAGGCAAAAAATACGCTTCGCATTCATAGAGATTCTCATCATAAAGGTGCTGATGTAGGGAAAAATAAAGCTTGTATTCATAATTTGCGTGCAATAAATTCCTAGCTCTCGCTTCTGCGAAAAGCGTATTACAAAGTGTGGGATTTGTGTCTTGAGAATCTAAAAAGTCTTGCAAAGAGGAATTTTTAGGAAGTGGCATTTCAAGGCGTAAGCGCGATATATCTCTAAAGCTTGCAATGGCGATATTTTTGTATTTTCGCGGTAGATTCTCTATCTTTTGTTCATATTGCGTATGCTGATAAAGGATATGTAAAACGCGCGCCATTTACTTACCTTTAGGAGTTGGTTTCTGCTTTTGCCTAGAGAAACCCTCTCCAAAATTAAAGCTTTAAGTTAAGATTCTAAAGCTGTAAGCTTGCTACAAAAACTTATTTCGAAGCAAACTTTAAATTTAAATAATAGTTTTCAAATTTAGGGGCGAAGTCTATAACTCTTAAACTTAAAACAAAATTAGCCATACCCCTTCCTTTAAAAAAAATACTTTCAAGTTTAAGCTAGAAATAAAATCCGCCTTGCTTTGCCACATTTAGCCAAATATTAAGCGCAAAAACGCAATAATTGCGCGCAAAAATTTAAATAACGCGCAAAAGGAGCTTGCAAATGAGTGTGTATGCGGAGCTATTTTCCTCGCTTGGCGGGATTTTGAGTAATGTCAATGTGATTTTTTATCTCTTGGCGTATGTGCTTGGGGGTATTCCTTTTGGGCTGGTGCTTGCAAAGCTTTTTTATAAAATTGATATTCGTTTGATTGGCTCTGGGAGCATAGGTGCGACAAATGTCTATCGTGCGGTCAAAGAGATTAATCCAAAAAGTGCGAAGATTTTAGGTGCGGTGGTGATTGTGCTTGATGCGTGCAAGGGGACGATTATGATTGCGCTTGCAAAGGTCTTTGGGCTTGGGTTTGAGGCGCAGTGGTTTATTGCGTTGCTTTGTGTTTTGGGGCATTGTTATAGTCCATTTTTGGGCTTTAAGGGTGGCAAGGGTGTTTCGACTGCTATTGGTTCGACAATTTTGCTTATCCCTATTGAGGGTGCGCTCGGACTTGTGGTGTGGGGCGTGGTTGGCAAAGTGTTTAAAATCTCATCACTTTCTTCCTTGCTTGGCGTGCTAAGCGGGATTATGCTAACTTTTATCGTGCCTCATATTTTGCCATTGCCAGATTCTATAAATATCCTTTCACAAGTGCATACACACATACCTGTGGTGCTTATAGGGTTACTTATCCTTTATACACATATCCCAAATATCAAAAAGCTTCTAAGCGGACAGGAAAGCAAGGTACTTTAGGTTTTGTGGGGGATTTAGGGCGTGGATTTTTATAAAATTTCACATAATATACAAAACACAAAAGAGTTTAAAAAAGAAGGCACACTTTTATGCCTTGAGGTTGAGAATCTGCGCTTGCAGGCAATCATTGGCATACTTGACCTTGAACGTATCACTCCACAAACGTTGCTTATTGATGCAAAAATTTTTTATTATTATAATGGTGAGTTTCTTGATTACGTGCGCATTGTGGAGTTTATCAAAAATGACTTGGTGAGCCAAAAATATGGCTTGGTTGAGGAATTGCTACTTTCATTAAGCGCAAAGCTAAAGGCAGAATTTAGCGAAATCCACAAACTCCACCTTTGTGCCAAAAAGCCCGATATTTTAGAATCTTGTATCGTGGGCGCAAGCTTGTGGAAAGAGTTTTGCTAAGAGTTTATGGTAAAAATTTATGGCATTTTGCAGAAATAATTTTACTTCGCCTCTGTTACTTCGTGCGTTTTAATTTAGCAGAGATTCTTAAAAAAAGTGCGCATTCAGAGCCTTAGCGCACTTTCTCATAAATGTATGGCACAGAGTTAATGCCTGCTTGCATTACCTTGTGATTGATATTCATCACGTCTGAAACATCAAGATTCTCATACTTTTTGGGGAGTTTGTAGTCTCTTTTATACACTTCTTGCAAAAAGGCGATTTTCTCATCATTGCTCTTAAACTCACCTACGCGCTCTTTGAGCATTGCCGCCTTTAGTACAGAATCCGCACCCAAAAATCCCACAGGTAACACATACACGCTAGAATCCTGCGTGAGTTTTTTAAGCCCTAGCATTTCGCGCTGACACGAGGGGCAATTTACATCAGCCACGATGTACACAATTTTATTGCTCTTATTTTGGGAATCTAGCACGATAAAATCACTCGTTTTCAAACTTGCAAAAAGATTTGCAATCGCTTCATTTGCAGGCTTTTGCGTGGCATTTTGTGTTTGTTTGATAGTATTTGAGATATTGATTGTGTCGTTATCATTAGTTGCAAAAAACACATTGCTCGCACCTAGCACCGCCTCGCCATCGCTACTTACAAAAAGTGGCACTTGCAAATCGCCTGCTTTTATGACGACAAATTTCACTTTATCCGTGCTTTGCAAATCTTCGATTTTTAGCACCTTGATTTGCTGAGAGGTTTTTTGCGTTAAAAGCTTTGTAATCTTTTGCTCCAAATCATTATCCGCGCTAAAGGCATTCACGCACCCGATACAACAAAACGCGAACAAAAATCTCATAATTTTTTGGGATTTCATAGCTTATTTCCTTTTTGGATTCTATAATTTTAGGCTTGCAATTGTAATTCTTTTTAGCAAACAATAAAGCACATATAAGGAAGCGTCAAGTAAATGTATATTCACGCAGATTCTCTCTATCCGTGCGTATTTTCAAAGCCACAAAAAGCAAAAAGCAAAAAGCAAAATTTCGTGCTTTTGGGCATTGGTGGGAATAAGCCAAAAACATTGCACGCTTTTTTTTACCTCTTTAAAAAACTTCGTGCGCACCCAAAAATCCGCACGATTCAAAGCTCGCCGATTCTGCATAATCCTGCCTTTGGTTACATAAAGCAAGCGGATTTTGAAAACGCGTTACTTGCATTAGATACGAGTTTAAATCTCAATGAAATCTATGCACTTATTTTTTATTTAGAGCGCATTTTTGGACGAGGGCGCGTGAGGGCGTTTAAAAACGCACCTAGAATCTTGGATATTGATATCATCTTTTATAACAAAGTGATTTTAAAGCGAGCTTATCTTACAATTCCGCACAAAAATTGGAAAGAACGCATAAGCGTGTGTATTCCAATGAGTTTTTTAGATATTTCAGTGATAAAAGGCGTGTAAATGGCAAAAAAACTCCATACTTTTGCAGGCGAGACTGCCGCGCATGCGATGCAAAAGGCAAAAGATGCGTATGGTGAGAACCTCCTTATTGTAGAGACAAAAGAAATTAGAAAGCGTACTTTCACCCAGCCCGGACTTTATGAACTTGTCGTGGAAGTAGAGGGCGAGGATACTACAAATGTTAAAAATCAAAATGATGAGCAAATTTCACCAAATAAATTACAACAAAAAATCGATGAAATCGCCCTAAAAGAGCTTGCTAAAAAGAGATTGCAAAAAAATAATCCCGGTGTAAGTTTGCAAATAAGCGATGTGGCACAGATTAAAAGTATGGTGGGTGAGGTGGCAAATATCGTGCAAAATGACTTGCATATCCCGCCGCAAAAGCCACGCGTTGCGCCTAAAAAAGTTATCACGCCTGCAAACCCTTACAGAAGCGCCATTGCAGAATCCACCACAGAATCAAGTATCAATCAAAAAGAACTTGATTCTAAGATTGAGGATATGCAGAGAATGCGCATTAACCAAACGCAGGCTGAGCGTGCGGAATTGCGTGAAATCCGCCAAGAGCTGGATAAAATCAATGACAAAATGAAAATTATCCAAAATATGTTTTGGGAAGAGCGCGCACCCGAAGGGCTTTCTATCCCGCAAGAATTTGCTGAAATCTATCGCCTTGCTAAAGCAAGTGGTATGAATAAGGAGCATTTAGATTCTATTATGCGCCTAAGTTTAGAACTTATGCCTTTAAGAATGCGCGAAAACTCCGTGACAATCAAGCGTTATTTTAGAGAAGTGTTGCGTAAGATGATTTTTTGTCGTTCCGAGAATCTGCCTTTGGGGCAAAAAAAGATTCTTATGCTTGTGGGTCCCACAGGTGTTGGGAAAACGACAACTTTAGCAAAGCTTGCTGCGCGTTATAGCATTATGCTAGAAAAGCGCCATAAGGTTGGGATTATCACCCTTGATACCTATCGGCTCGCAGCAGTAGATCAGCTTATGGCGTATGCGCGTATGATGCGTCTAAGCATTGATACGGTAGTAGAGCCTGATGAATTTGGTAAAGCCATAGATTCTCTGCGCCATTGTGATGTGATTTTGATTGATACAGCCGGACATTCACAGCACGATAGGCAAAAACTAGAGGCATTAAAAAGCTATGTGGATAATGACTATAAAATCGATGTCTCGCTCGTGCTTGCGCTCAATGCCAAATACGAGGACTTGCGCGATACTTACAATGCCTTTGGCGGTATGCTTGATATTGATACGATTATTTTTAGCAAGCTTGATGAGTCAAAGAGTTTTGGGAATATGTTTTCGCTCATTTATGAGACAAAAAAGCCAATTAGCTACCTTTCAATAGGGCAGAGTGTGCCAAATGATTTGATTTTAGCGACAAATGATTATTTGGTAGATTGTTTGCTTGATGGATTTAAAAAGCCAGAGGAAAAAGGGCTGCTCTAAAAAAGTCATCTAAGGAAAATTATGCCAAAGCCTCCAAAACACCAAGCTGCCGAGCTTGAAACACTTTTTCAAAAAAACAATAAGCGCAATTTCTCACAAACGCGCTTTATTGCTATCACAAGCGGTAAAGGAGGCGTGGGGAAGTCAAGCATTAGTGCAAATCTCTCTTACGCGCTGTGGAAGCTAGGTAAAAGAGTCGCGGTTTTTGATGCGGATATTGGCTTGGCAAATTTAGATTTAATCTTTGGCGTGAAAACAAAATACAATATTTTGCACGCGCTTAAGGGCGAGGTAAATTTTAGCGAAGTATTGCACACGATAGAATCTGGATTGTATCTTGTGCCCGGTGAAAGTGGCGAGGAGATTCTCAAATATGCCAACAGCGGGGTTTTTGAACGTTTTTTAGAGGATTGCAATATTTTGCAAGACTTGGATTATATGATTATCGATACAGGTGCGGGCATTGGCGGGGTGACGCAGAGTTTTTTAGAAGCAAGTGATATGCTTGTGGTGGTTACAATGCGCGATCCTTCCGCGCTCACAGACGCATACGCGACAATTAAGCTTAACGCAAAAAGCAAAGATGACATTGCCCTTATTGTCAATATGGCACAAAATGCCAAAGAAGCGCGCGCGACTTATGAGCGCATTAATGGCGTAGCGAAAGAAAAAATTACAAATTTGCGCTTGCATTATTTAGGCTATTTAACCCAAAGCGCGACAATCTCAAAAGCCACGCGCGCCAGAGAGCTTTTTTATAAAGCAGAGCCACTAAGCCCTTCAAAATTGCAAATTGATAGCATTGTTAGGCATTTACTTAATTTAGAATCTAAACTTTTTGCATCAAATGCCTCGCGCATTATGGAACAAAATATGCTTTCAGAATCCCAAAGCGCGTTTGGCTCTTTTTTTAGGCGAATGTTGGGCTATCTGTAGGATTTGCTAACACCATAATAAAGAGGATTGCAGAAAGGAATGAAACCTGATAATTATATGAGCTTTAGCATTGTTGCTGGGTTTTTTATTGGGCTGGCATTTTCTATTGTGAAGTTTGATGAGCCCGCATTTATGGTGATTTGGACGATTATTACAACAATTGGGATTTATCTCATTGTGGCAATGTCAGTCGCGCTGTATTTTTGGTTTTTGGACCACGAGAAATCAAGGGTGAAAAAAGATAAATTAGAAAAAAACCTCGAATACTATCGCTTAGAATTTGATAGGCGTGAGAAAGAAGCGGCAAAGATTAGCACTTTCTTAAAAAGCATAGAATCCGACCAAGAAGAAGAGAGTGCAAGTGCATAAAGGAGCGGTAGTGGAACAAAATGCATATAAACAAAATATCAAATATGCTCAAGATGAGCTAGCTACGCAATATCTCCCTGCTGTTAAGGCGATGGCATTTCGCCTGAAAGAGCGCCTGCCAAGCTCTATTGATGTGATGGATTTGGTTTCTATCGGCGCAGAGGAGCTAGTCAAGCTCTCGCGTCGCTACGATAGCTCGATTAATGACTCTTTTTGGGGCTATGCCAAAACGCGCGTAAATGGCGCAATGCTTGATTATTTGCGTAGCCTTGATGTGCTTTCGCGCTCAAATAGAAAGCTTGTCAAAAACATAGATTCTGAAATTTCAAAATATTTCAATGAGTATGAAAGCGAGCCAAGCGATGAGTATCTCGCAAAAGTGCTTAATGAGGATATACAAAAAATAAAAGAAGCACGCGTGGCAAGCGATATTTACGCACTTGTGCCAATTGATGAGCAGTATAATACCATTGTTGGTGATACAATTTTAGAGGATTTAGCCCAAGAAGAGCTTATTGAAATTATCTCAAAAATCCTTAGCAAACTAAGTCAGCGCGAGCAAATGATAATCCAGCTGTATTATTTTGAAGAATTAAGCTTGAAAGAAATTAGTGAGATTCTGGGTATTACGGAATCTCGCATTTCTCAAATCGCAAAAGAAGTGATTAAAAAAATCCGCACAGGACTAGGGGAAGGCAGTGGCTGATATTCTAAGTCAAGAGGAGATTGACGCGCTACTTGAGGTAGCCGATGAGGGTGCGGACGCCGAAGCGCTAGAGAAAGAAGATGTCCTCCATCAAAAAACGGTTACACTTTATGACTTTAAACGCCCAAATCGCGTTAGCAAGGAGCAATTGCGCGCATTTAAAAGTATCCACGACAAAATGACGCGTTCGCTTTCTTCGCAGATTTCAGCGGTGATGCGCTCAATTGTTGAGATTCAGCTTCATAGCGTGGAGCAGATGACTTATGGGGAATTCCTGATGAGTTTGCCAAGTCCTACGAGCTTCAATGTTTTTTCAATGAAACCACTTGAAGGCAGTGGTGTGCTTGAGATCAATCCTAGTATCGCGTTTCCGATGATTGATAGGCTTTTAGGTGGGAAGGGCGATCCGTATGAGAGCTCGCGGGAATTTAGCGATATAGAGTTGAATTTGCTTGATACCATTTTGCGCCAAATGATGCAAAATCTCAAAGAGGCGTGGAGTTCTGTGGCAGAAATTTACCCAAGCATTGATGCTAAAGAATCTAGCCCAAATGTCGTGCAAATCGTGGCGCAAAATGAAATTGTCATTATGGTAGTGATGGAGATAATTATTGGGCATAGTAGCGGAATGATGAATATTTGCTATCCTGTGATTGCACTAGAATCTGTGCTTTCACGCCTTGCGACAAGAGATTTGATGCTAAGTGATACAAGCTCGAAAAAATCGCGCAATAAAGAATTGCAAGCGTTAATCGCTGGGGCGAATGTGGTTGTTTCAGCCTATATTGGCGATACGACAATCACATTAAAAGAATTGCTTGATTTAGAAGTGGGAAATATCGTGCGTCTGGATAGGGTGGCAGATGATAGCGTGGTGGTAACAATTGATGAGAGGGAAAAATATATTGCCACTATCGGATTGCAACGTTATCGCAAAAGCATACAGATTAAGGAAATGATTGTTACCGAAAAAGACCAAGTCAAAGAAGTGCTTGAAGTGCTTGAAGCGCAGAGAAAAAATCGCGTCATTGATGTTGGACAAGAAGAAAGCGAGTAAAAATTATGAAAAGATTCATTGATTTAATCATCACTGAAAGTATCACCACCATTGAAGGCTTGATGGGGAAAACTGCAAGTATCACGCACACACGCGATGATAATGTGAGCCTAGAATCCCTGCCTAGCTCCTATGCTATCGCCACGCTTGAAGTAAGTGGCGAAGGAAGCGGGATAATTGCTATTGTAGTGCCCTCAGTTATGGGAAGCGCGCTATCAGATATGATGCTAGGGGGTGATGGTGCGTCAAAAGATACGCTTGATAGCGATGATTTGGACGCGTTAAAAGAGATTATCTCAAATGTTTTTGGCGCAATTTCTACAAATTTGAGCTCACAAAAAGACTTACCAAGGCTTAGTTTCAAATGCACAAATATCGAGTTTGTCTCGCAAAGTATGGATTTAAGCAAGTTTCAAAAGGCATATATTTTTAGTTTTAATCTAGATTCTATCCATTCAGATTTTCTTTTGCTTTCTTCGGAATCTTTTGTCAAGCTTTTTGACGTACCACAGCCTAGTGCCCAAAACATGCAAAATACAGAATCCGCACCCGCGCTAAGTCCGACAGAATTTAAAAATATCAATATGATTTTAGATGTGCGCTTAAATGTGCGCGTGCGTATCGGGCAAAAGCGTATGCTTTTAAAAGATGTTATTTCGATGGATATAGGAAGTGTGATTGAGCTTAACCAGCTCGCAAACGACCCACTTGATATACT from Helicobacter himalayensis harbors:
- the flhF gene encoding flagellar biosynthesis protein FlhF, coding for MAKKLHTFAGETAAHAMQKAKDAYGENLLIVETKEIRKRTFTQPGLYELVVEVEGEDTTNVKNQNDEQISPNKLQQKIDEIALKELAKKRLQKNNPGVSLQISDVAQIKSMVGEVANIVQNDLHIPPQKPRVAPKKVITPANPYRSAIAESTTESSINQKELDSKIEDMQRMRINQTQAERAELREIRQELDKINDKMKIIQNMFWEERAPEGLSIPQEFAEIYRLAKASGMNKEHLDSIMRLSLELMPLRMRENSVTIKRYFREVLRKMIFCRSENLPLGQKKILMLVGPTGVGKTTTLAKLAARYSIMLEKRHKVGIITLDTYRLAAVDQLMAYARMMRLSIDTVVEPDEFGKAIDSLRHCDVILIDTAGHSQHDRQKLEALKSYVDNDYKIDVSLVLALNAKYEDLRDTYNAFGGMLDIDTIIFSKLDESKSFGNMFSLIYETKKPISYLSIGQSVPNDLILATNDYLVDCLLDGFKKPEEKGLL
- a CDS encoding GspE/PulE family protein, whose protein sequence is MEFEKNALCALEIAFMQKFRCFCLALNEKNEALIAVCENTLDSHANSNVRAFSLEKKFAKVAYKNLSDFEVHFTRALKMARFFELCENLSKKLALLQNNTSQNATKDSKEVCLLLDFILQTCIEEKSSDIHFEQNASNAIIRARCDGILHKVFSLESPLFNALSARLKLECALDMTQRRKALDGRFSKKFDEKEYDFRLSSLPTLQGESLVLRILEQNLQITSLEGLGFCKNALQLITPSLCKNSGVILLVGPTGCGKSTTLHAMLESLKSESKKIITIEDPIEYQLDFSTQVLLNRDYNFGFKDALRACLRQDPDVMMIGEIRDEQTLELALQAALTGHLVLATLHANDTRGAMKRILGLGGKMEVLDSALSLIIAQRLVRKLCARCKEEISSTFYESSALYAEFVAHLGVRKMHRQKGCAYCKNLGFSGRTILYEILPHAPSYEMKECAGAIFDKEHSMKRLLQEGISSVEELYRIWG
- the folK gene encoding 2-amino-4-hydroxy-6-hydroxymethyldihydropteridine diphosphokinase; its protein translation is MYIHADSLYPCVFSKPQKAKSKKQNFVLLGIGGNKPKTLHAFFYLFKKLRAHPKIRTIQSSPILHNPAFGYIKQADFENALLALDTSLNLNEIYALIFYLERIFGRGRVRAFKNAPRILDIDIIFYNKVILKRAYLTIPHKNWKERISVCIPMSFLDISVIKGV
- a CDS encoding MinD/ParA family protein, with the protein product MPKPPKHQAAELETLFQKNNKRNFSQTRFIAITSGKGGVGKSSISANLSYALWKLGKRVAVFDADIGLANLDLIFGVKTKYNILHALKGEVNFSEVLHTIESGLYLVPGESGEEILKYANSGVFERFLEDCNILQDLDYMIIDTGAGIGGVTQSFLEASDMLVVVTMRDPSALTDAYATIKLNAKSKDDIALIVNMAQNAKEARATYERINGVAKEKITNLRLHYLGYLTQSATISKATRARELFYKAEPLSPSKLQIDSIVRHLLNLESKLFASNASRIMEQNMLSESQSAFGSFFRRMLGYL
- the plsY gene encoding glycerol-3-phosphate 1-O-acyltransferase PlsY; this encodes MSVYAELFSSLGGILSNVNVIFYLLAYVLGGIPFGLVLAKLFYKIDIRLIGSGSIGATNVYRAVKEINPKSAKILGAVVIVLDACKGTIMIALAKVFGLGFEAQWFIALLCVLGHCYSPFLGFKGGKGVSTAIGSTILLIPIEGALGLVVWGVVGKVFKISSLSSLLGVLSGIMLTFIVPHILPLPDSINILSQVHTHIPVVLIGLLILYTHIPNIKKLLSGQESKVL
- a CDS encoding dihydroneopterin aldolase: MDFYKISHNIQNTKEFKKEGTLLCLEVENLRLQAIIGILDLERITPQTLLIDAKIFYYYNGEFLDYVRIVEFIKNDLVSQKYGLVEELLLSLSAKLKAEFSEIHKLHLCAKKPDILESCIVGASLWKEFC
- the mshL gene encoding pilus (MSHA type) biogenesis protein MshL, with the translated sequence MFKNKFFFNYTSQVLLLCSPLFTCENITLNAYALPSQILEEIARECKMSLVYLQDSKKHLDSKKLQIRLQQAPLQNALEVVFAQNDLHYDLKENILYVSTLQTKTFSINYISTARVGSSNTDVFFSQDSQGSLLFNQNPYTTGMGAFGWEDNSQAHKMALNKAASHTLGNGKSGTKIYSIDEMDFWGELENEIYNIAYRPGDWYLPDSQNTKDFNRKDIIINKGAGLLTITGSKNQIERVEHYLQTLKQKIHSQVLIDVNIFNIEHSNVQTNGVDWEQFFGLFSFATTPLDSENASSLVLGSAGNSYGINVFSQGVSIERIVEFLQTYGKVESLSNPRVLTLNNQPAIISVGSVLRYQQSTTFQTTTQGTSIQNAAESFPSVFAGILLDVTPSIENNRVILKINPSITKTKDNAVESQTTALSSPPNLSTKQLSSLVALENGQKIVLGGLIDKTQIKQTKKLPILGDIPLLKYLFSYNKNTQLTKEMVIIITPSIINPTNSAQSFSANSTQRALFEKAEDSMQSALAEFNEDMTEIDFVQ